A single window of Rhipicephalus microplus isolate Deutch F79 chromosome 5, USDA_Rmic, whole genome shotgun sequence DNA harbors:
- the LOC142817284 gene encoding uncharacterized protein LOC142817284, giving the protein MCRTSELRRIRPYGGVVFGTRHIRTVLASRGTQPLVQSKRRAFPGQPACANWSCTCSALLVASYSFAALIMVITSTGRDQDVHVHNGVKSPTSTTSTKEETYCGRSCEEEDITYQKPHRR; this is encoded by the coding sequence GATCCGTCCATATGGCGGCGTCGTCTTTGGCACTCGACACATACGCACCGTCCTGGCATCGCGGGGAACTCAGCCTCTAGTGCAGTCCAAGCGGAGAGCATTCCCGGGTCAACCGGCCTGCGCCAACTGGTCCTGTACGTGTTCGGCCCTGCTTGTGGCTTCGTACAGCTTCGCGGCGCTGATTATGGTGATCACGAGCACCGGGCGCGACCAGGACGTCCACGTCCACAACGGTGTCAAGTCCCCGACCAGCACCACCTCCACGAAGGAAGAGACGTACTGCGGGCGCAGCTGTGAGGAGGAGGACATCACATATCAGAAACCACATCGACGATAG